Proteins encoded in a region of the Lycorma delicatula isolate Av1 chromosome 6, ASM4794821v1, whole genome shotgun sequence genome:
- the LOC142326903 gene encoding uncharacterized protein LOC142326903: MKILQLNINHCEAAHDLLMQTVRELKVDLVFLSEPYKHLTGQPWETDITAKAVIWSCGKLSFQNVDNNGSAGFVAASIDGIRFYSCYAPPSLSIAEFTDFLDRLTEDAKQHHPVAIAGDFNAWAVDWGSRQTNARGRELLEAFSTLDVVLLNSGDRPTYTKGDASSIVDLTFVSASLAKGNSNWKVLDIYTASDHHAILWETSNDQKLRGPNKPSNHLTKPSLVGR; encoded by the coding sequence ATGAAGATACTGCAGCTCAACATTAATCACTGTGAAGCTGCGCATGATTTGCTCATGCAGACAGTACGAGAATTGAAGGTTGATCTTGTGTTTCTATCGGAGCCATATAAACATCTCACCGGGCAACCATGGGAGACAGACATCACCGCTAAAGCTGTCATTTGGTCCTGTGGTAAACTCTCCTTCCAGAATGTAGACAACAATGGCAGCGCCGGCTTCGTAGCAGCATCAATAGATGGCATCCGCTTCTACAGCTGCTACGCACCACCTAGCCTCTCCATTGCTGAATTTACTGACTTCTTGGATCGCCTGACCGAAGACGCGAAGCAACATCATCCAGTGGCGATAGCCGGGGACTTCAACGCCTGGGCAGTCGACTGGGGTAGTAGGCAGACTAATGCACGAGGAAGAGAACTACTAGAAGCTTTTTCTACACTTGATGTAGTCTTGCTCAACAGTGGTGACAGGCCGACCTACACCAAAGGTGACGCAAGCTCGATTGTAGACCTCACTTTTGTCAGTGCCAGCCTTGCTAAAGGTAACTCCAACTGGAAGGTACTAGACATCTACACTGCCAGTGACCATCATGCTATACTCTGGGAAACGTCTAACGACCAGAAACTCAGAGGGCCAAACAAGCCATCTAACCATCTAACCAAGCCATCGTTGGTTGGAAGGTGA